In one Hippocampus zosterae strain Florida chromosome 10, ASM2543408v3, whole genome shotgun sequence genomic region, the following are encoded:
- the bmp16 gene encoding bone morphogenetic protein 16 isoform X1, giving the protein MLLANLLLLMVLPLPQASSGGQGDTGEVDNGRLAGASPATSNPLPIGSRPQPGLTQTIQSLLLSRLGLQSQPNPRPGAPIPQYLMDLYRFHQQQYHLLEDPTFSFPSQHVRQANTIRSFHHTEPLTAEDHKRAYISFNISSIPLDEKVLSAELRLRTARTTSLGPGPHRLNLYLSGHRQDPQPTLLETRLLTAEPQSHPAGRLWEAFSLKAELFDLALNGADHLGFLLEVVSENSTGRGEGQQHQGGHLRVCRSVEQDEHSWAQERPLLVTYSHDGRGEPLVKHGRRNVSAVPRKSWNRDQKRSRYKTYKTPSWGGQPGRVKRNGGRAAKLKRLSRNRCRRHPLYVDFNDVGWHKWIIAPSGYDAFFCLGECRFPLADHMNSSSHAMVQTLVNSVNGAVPRACCVPTSLSPIALLYLDPQDRVVLKNYQDMVVEGCGCR; this is encoded by the exons ATGCTCCTTGCTAACCTCCTGCTCCTCATGGTCCTGCCGCTACCTCAAGCCTCGTCCGGTGGCCAGGGTGACACCGGCGAGGTCGACAATGGCAGGCTAGCCGGCGCGTCGCCGGCCACCTCGAATCCCCTGCCGATTGGGTCCCGCCCACAGCCGGGCCTGACTCAGACCATCCAGAGTCTCTTGCTGAGCCGCCTGGGCCTGCAGTCACAGCCCAACCCTCGGCCCGGCGCGCCGATCCCTCAGTACCTCATGGATCTGTACCGCTTCCACCAGCAGCAGTACCACCTGCTGGAGGACCCAACATTCAGCTTCCCCAGCCAGCATGTGCGGCAAGCCAACACCATACGCAGCTTTCACCACACCG AGCCCCTCACAGCGGAGGACCACAAACGGGCCTATatctccttcaacatctcctCCATCCCCTTGGATGAGAAGGTGCTCTCAGCTGAGCTGCGCCTACGTACCGCCAGGACCACTTCCCTGGGCCCCGGACCTCACCGACTAAACCTATACCTCTCTGGGCACCGACAGGACCCTCAACCCACCCTGCTCGAGACCAGACTCCTCACCGCTGAGCCTCAAAGTCATCCAGCCGGCCGCCTTTGGGAAGCCTTCAGCCTGAAGGCAGAGCTTTTTGATTTGGCCCTGAACGGAGCCGACCACCTAGGCTTCCTCCTGGAGGTGGTATCAGAGAACAGCACCGGTCGGGGAGAAGGGCAACAACATCAGGGGGGCCACTTGAGGGTGTGCAGGTCTGTGGAGCAGGATGAGCACAGCTGGGCCCAGGAGAGGCCCCTCTTGGTGACATATAGTCACGACGGGCGTGGAGAGCCTTTGGTCAAGCACGGCAGGAGGAACGTCAGCGCGGTGCCCAGGAAAAGCTGGAATAGGGACCAAAAGCGGAGCCGGTATAAAACGTACAAAACACCGAGCTGGGGGGGCCAACCTGGAAGGGTGAAACGAAACGGCGGTCGCGCGGCCAAACTCAAGCGCCTCTCCCGCAACCGCTGCCGCCGCCATCCCCTCTACGTGGATTTTAACGACGTGGGCTGGCACAAGTGGATCATCGCGCCCAGCGGCTACGACGCGTTCTTCTGCCTGGGCGAGTGCCGCTTCCCCCTGGCCGACCACATGAATTCCTCCAGCCACGCCATGGTGCAGACACTGGTCAACTCGGTCAACGGCGCCGTGCCACGGGCCTGCTGCGTACCCACATCACTCAGCCCCATTGCCCTGCTCTACCTGGACCCCCAGGACCGCGTGGTGCTGAAGAACTACCAGGACATGGTGGTGGAGGGCTGCGGATGCCGGTAG
- the bmp16 gene encoding bone morphogenetic protein 16 isoform X2, whose protein sequence is MLLANLLLLMVLPLPQASSGGQGDTGEVDNGRLAGASPATSNPLPIGSRPQPGLTQTIQSLLLSRLGLQSQPNPRPGAPIPQYLMDLYRFHQQQYHLLEDPTFSFPSQHVRQANTIRSFHHTEPLTAEDHKRAYISFNISSIPLDEKDPQPTLLETRLLTAEPQSHPAGRLWEAFSLKAELFDLALNGADHLGFLLEVVSENSTGRGEGQQHQGGHLRVCRSVEQDEHSWAQERPLLVTYSHDGRGEPLVKHGRRNVSAVPRKSWNRDQKRSRYKTYKTPSWGGQPGRVKRNGGRAAKLKRLSRNRCRRHPLYVDFNDVGWHKWIIAPSGYDAFFCLGECRFPLADHMNSSSHAMVQTLVNSVNGAVPRACCVPTSLSPIALLYLDPQDRVVLKNYQDMVVEGCGCR, encoded by the exons ATGCTCCTTGCTAACCTCCTGCTCCTCATGGTCCTGCCGCTACCTCAAGCCTCGTCCGGTGGCCAGGGTGACACCGGCGAGGTCGACAATGGCAGGCTAGCCGGCGCGTCGCCGGCCACCTCGAATCCCCTGCCGATTGGGTCCCGCCCACAGCCGGGCCTGACTCAGACCATCCAGAGTCTCTTGCTGAGCCGCCTGGGCCTGCAGTCACAGCCCAACCCTCGGCCCGGCGCGCCGATCCCTCAGTACCTCATGGATCTGTACCGCTTCCACCAGCAGCAGTACCACCTGCTGGAGGACCCAACATTCAGCTTCCCCAGCCAGCATGTGCGGCAAGCCAACACCATACGCAGCTTTCACCACACCG AGCCCCTCACAGCGGAGGACCACAAACGGGCCTATatctccttcaacatctcctCCATCCCCTTGGATGAGAAG GACCCTCAACCCACCCTGCTCGAGACCAGACTCCTCACCGCTGAGCCTCAAAGTCATCCAGCCGGCCGCCTTTGGGAAGCCTTCAGCCTGAAGGCAGAGCTTTTTGATTTGGCCCTGAACGGAGCCGACCACCTAGGCTTCCTCCTGGAGGTGGTATCAGAGAACAGCACCGGTCGGGGAGAAGGGCAACAACATCAGGGGGGCCACTTGAGGGTGTGCAGGTCTGTGGAGCAGGATGAGCACAGCTGGGCCCAGGAGAGGCCCCTCTTGGTGACATATAGTCACGACGGGCGTGGAGAGCCTTTGGTCAAGCACGGCAGGAGGAACGTCAGCGCGGTGCCCAGGAAAAGCTGGAATAGGGACCAAAAGCGGAGCCGGTATAAAACGTACAAAACACCGAGCTGGGGGGGCCAACCTGGAAGGGTGAAACGAAACGGCGGTCGCGCGGCCAAACTCAAGCGCCTCTCCCGCAACCGCTGCCGCCGCCATCCCCTCTACGTGGATTTTAACGACGTGGGCTGGCACAAGTGGATCATCGCGCCCAGCGGCTACGACGCGTTCTTCTGCCTGGGCGAGTGCCGCTTCCCCCTGGCCGACCACATGAATTCCTCCAGCCACGCCATGGTGCAGACACTGGTCAACTCGGTCAACGGCGCCGTGCCACGGGCCTGCTGCGTACCCACATCACTCAGCCCCATTGCCCTGCTCTACCTGGACCCCCAGGACCGCGTGGTGCTGAAGAACTACCAGGACATGGTGGTGGAGGGCTGCGGATGCCGGTAG